From the genome of Globicephala melas chromosome 16, mGloMel1.2, whole genome shotgun sequence, one region includes:
- the STAMBPL1 gene encoding AMSH-like protease isoform X2 has product MDQPLTVNSLKKLAAVPDHRDVSLSPEERVRALSKLGCNITINEDITPRRYFRSGVEMERMASVYLEEGNLENAFVLYNKFITLFVEKLPNHRDYQQCAVPEKQDIMKKLKEIAFPRTDELKKDLLKKYNVEYQEYLQSENKYKAEILKKLEHQRLIEAERKRIAQMRQQQLESEQFLFFEDQLKKQELARSQMRSQETPAQSEQIDGSALSCFSTHQNNSLLNVFADQPNKSDATNYAGHSPPVNRALKPAATLSAVQNLVVEGLRYVVLSRDLCHRFLLLAESNTVRGIETCGILCGKLTHNEFTITHLIVPKQSAGPDYCDVENVEELFGVQDQHNLLTLGWIHTHPTQTAFLSSVDLHTHCSYQLMLPEAIAIVCSPKHKDTGIFRLTSAGMLEVSACKKKGFHPHTKDPRLFSVQTQLTRLPRRTLSQS; this is encoded by the exons AAAAAGTTAGCTGCCGTGCCGGACCACAGGGATGTTTCCCTCAGCCCGGAAGAGCGAGTCCGCGCCCTAAGCAAGCTGGGTTGTAATATCACCATCAATGAAGATATCACTCCGCGCCGCTACTTTAGATCCGGAGTAGAAATGGAGAGAATGGCGTCCGTGTATTTGGAAGAAGGAAACTTGGAAAATGCCTTTGTTCTCTATAATAAATTTATAAC tttgtttgtagaaaagcttccTAACCATCGAGATTACCAGCAATGTGCAGTACCCGAAAAGCAGGATATTATGAAG aaactgaaggagatTGCATTCCCAAGGACAGATGAATTGAAAAAGgaccttttaaagaaatataacgTAGAATACCAAGAATATTTGCAAAGCGAA AACAAATATAAAGCTGAAATTCTCAAAAAACTGGAGCATCAGAGATTGATAGAGGCAGAAAGGAAGCGGATCGCTCAGATGCGCCAGCAGCAGCTAGAATCGGAGCAGTTCTTGTTTTTCGAAGATCAGCTCAAGAAGCAAGAATTAGCCCGGAGTCAGATGCGAAGCCAGGAAACTCCAGCGCAGTCAGAGCAGATTGATGGGAGTGCTTTGTCCTGCTTTTCCACACACCAGAACAATTCCTTGCTGAATGTATTTGCAGATCAGCCTAATAAAAGTGATGCAACCAATTACGCTGGCCACTCGCCTCCCGTAAACAGGGCCTTAAAGCCAGCTGCAACTCTAAGTGCTGTTCAGA ATTTAGTGGTTGAAGGACTGAGATACGTCGTTTTATCAAGAGATCTTTGCCACAGATTTCTGCTCCTGGCAGAATCTAATACAGTGAGAGGAATAGAAACCTGTGGAATACTCTGTGGGAAACTG ACGCATAATGAATTTACTATTACCCACTTAATCGTGCCAAAACAGTCTGCAGGACCAGACTATTGTGACGTGGAGAATGTAGAAGAATTATTTGGTGTTCAGGATCAGCACAATCTCCTCACTCTGGGATGGATCCAT acaCATCCAACCCAAACTGCATTCTTATCCAGTGTTGACCTCCACACTCACTGTTCTTATCAGCTCATGTTGCCAGAGGCCATTGCCATTGTCTGTTCACCGAAGCATAAAGA CACCGGCATCTTCAGGCTCACCAGTGCTGGCATGCTTGAGGTTTCTGCTTGTAAAAAGAAGGGCTTTCATCCACACACCAAGGACCCCAGGCTGTTCAGT GTGCAAACCCAACTAACCAGACTTCCCAGGAGGACCTTGTCACAGAGCTGA
- the STAMBPL1 gene encoding AMSH-like protease isoform X3, with the protein MERMASVYLEEGNLENAFVLYNKFITLFVEKLPNHRDYQQCAVPEKQDIMKKLKEIAFPRTDELKKDLLKKYNVEYQEYLQSENKYKAEILKKLEHQRLIEAERKRIAQMRQQQLESEQFLFFEDQLKKQELARSQMRSQETPAQSEQIDGSALSCFSTHQNNSLLNVFADQPNKSDATNYAGHSPPVNRALKPAATLSAVQNLVVEGLRYVVLSRDLCHRFLLLAESNTVRGIETCGILCGKLTHNEFTITHLIVPKQSAGPDYCDVENVEELFGVQDQHNLLTLGWIHTHPTQTAFLSSVDLHTHCSYQLMLPEAIAIVCSPKHKDTGIFRLTSAGMLEVSACKKKGFHPHTKDPRLFSICKHVLVKDIKIIVLDLR; encoded by the exons ATGGAGAGAATGGCGTCCGTGTATTTGGAAGAAGGAAACTTGGAAAATGCCTTTGTTCTCTATAATAAATTTATAAC tttgtttgtagaaaagcttccTAACCATCGAGATTACCAGCAATGTGCAGTACCCGAAAAGCAGGATATTATGAAG aaactgaaggagatTGCATTCCCAAGGACAGATGAATTGAAAAAGgaccttttaaagaaatataacgTAGAATACCAAGAATATTTGCAAAGCGAA AACAAATATAAAGCTGAAATTCTCAAAAAACTGGAGCATCAGAGATTGATAGAGGCAGAAAGGAAGCGGATCGCTCAGATGCGCCAGCAGCAGCTAGAATCGGAGCAGTTCTTGTTTTTCGAAGATCAGCTCAAGAAGCAAGAATTAGCCCGGAGTCAGATGCGAAGCCAGGAAACTCCAGCGCAGTCAGAGCAGATTGATGGGAGTGCTTTGTCCTGCTTTTCCACACACCAGAACAATTCCTTGCTGAATGTATTTGCAGATCAGCCTAATAAAAGTGATGCAACCAATTACGCTGGCCACTCGCCTCCCGTAAACAGGGCCTTAAAGCCAGCTGCAACTCTAAGTGCTGTTCAGA ATTTAGTGGTTGAAGGACTGAGATACGTCGTTTTATCAAGAGATCTTTGCCACAGATTTCTGCTCCTGGCAGAATCTAATACAGTGAGAGGAATAGAAACCTGTGGAATACTCTGTGGGAAACTG ACGCATAATGAATTTACTATTACCCACTTAATCGTGCCAAAACAGTCTGCAGGACCAGACTATTGTGACGTGGAGAATGTAGAAGAATTATTTGGTGTTCAGGATCAGCACAATCTCCTCACTCTGGGATGGATCCAT acaCATCCAACCCAAACTGCATTCTTATCCAGTGTTGACCTCCACACTCACTGTTCTTATCAGCTCATGTTGCCAGAGGCCATTGCCATTGTCTGTTCACCGAAGCATAAAGA CACCGGCATCTTCAGGCTCACCAGTGCTGGCATGCTTGAGGTTTCTGCTTGTAAAAAGAAGGGCTTTCATCCACACACCAAGGACCCCAGGCTGTTCAGT atATGCAAACATGTGTTggtaaaagacataaaaataatcGTACTGGATCTGAGGTGA
- the STAMBPL1 gene encoding AMSH-like protease isoform X1 — translation MDQPLTVNSLKKLAAVPDHRDVSLSPEERVRALSKLGCNITINEDITPRRYFRSGVEMERMASVYLEEGNLENAFVLYNKFITLFVEKLPNHRDYQQCAVPEKQDIMKKLKEIAFPRTDELKKDLLKKYNVEYQEYLQSENKYKAEILKKLEHQRLIEAERKRIAQMRQQQLESEQFLFFEDQLKKQELARSQMRSQETPAQSEQIDGSALSCFSTHQNNSLLNVFADQPNKSDATNYAGHSPPVNRALKPAATLSAVQNLVVEGLRYVVLSRDLCHRFLLLAESNTVRGIETCGILCGKLTHNEFTITHLIVPKQSAGPDYCDVENVEELFGVQDQHNLLTLGWIHTHPTQTAFLSSVDLHTHCSYQLMLPEAIAIVCSPKHKDTGIFRLTSAGMLEVSACKKKGFHPHTKDPRLFSICKHVLVKDIKIIVLDLR, via the exons AAAAAGTTAGCTGCCGTGCCGGACCACAGGGATGTTTCCCTCAGCCCGGAAGAGCGAGTCCGCGCCCTAAGCAAGCTGGGTTGTAATATCACCATCAATGAAGATATCACTCCGCGCCGCTACTTTAGATCCGGAGTAGAAATGGAGAGAATGGCGTCCGTGTATTTGGAAGAAGGAAACTTGGAAAATGCCTTTGTTCTCTATAATAAATTTATAAC tttgtttgtagaaaagcttccTAACCATCGAGATTACCAGCAATGTGCAGTACCCGAAAAGCAGGATATTATGAAG aaactgaaggagatTGCATTCCCAAGGACAGATGAATTGAAAAAGgaccttttaaagaaatataacgTAGAATACCAAGAATATTTGCAAAGCGAA AACAAATATAAAGCTGAAATTCTCAAAAAACTGGAGCATCAGAGATTGATAGAGGCAGAAAGGAAGCGGATCGCTCAGATGCGCCAGCAGCAGCTAGAATCGGAGCAGTTCTTGTTTTTCGAAGATCAGCTCAAGAAGCAAGAATTAGCCCGGAGTCAGATGCGAAGCCAGGAAACTCCAGCGCAGTCAGAGCAGATTGATGGGAGTGCTTTGTCCTGCTTTTCCACACACCAGAACAATTCCTTGCTGAATGTATTTGCAGATCAGCCTAATAAAAGTGATGCAACCAATTACGCTGGCCACTCGCCTCCCGTAAACAGGGCCTTAAAGCCAGCTGCAACTCTAAGTGCTGTTCAGA ATTTAGTGGTTGAAGGACTGAGATACGTCGTTTTATCAAGAGATCTTTGCCACAGATTTCTGCTCCTGGCAGAATCTAATACAGTGAGAGGAATAGAAACCTGTGGAATACTCTGTGGGAAACTG ACGCATAATGAATTTACTATTACCCACTTAATCGTGCCAAAACAGTCTGCAGGACCAGACTATTGTGACGTGGAGAATGTAGAAGAATTATTTGGTGTTCAGGATCAGCACAATCTCCTCACTCTGGGATGGATCCAT acaCATCCAACCCAAACTGCATTCTTATCCAGTGTTGACCTCCACACTCACTGTTCTTATCAGCTCATGTTGCCAGAGGCCATTGCCATTGTCTGTTCACCGAAGCATAAAGA CACCGGCATCTTCAGGCTCACCAGTGCTGGCATGCTTGAGGTTTCTGCTTGTAAAAAGAAGGGCTTTCATCCACACACCAAGGACCCCAGGCTGTTCAGT atATGCAAACATGTGTTggtaaaagacataaaaataatcGTACTGGATCTGAGGTGA
- the STAMBPL1 gene encoding AMSH-like protease isoform X4 translates to MDQPLTVNSLKKLAAVPDHRDVSLSPEERVRALSKLGCNITINEDITPRRYFRSGVEMERMASVYLEEGNLENAFVLYNKFITLFVEKLPNHRDYQQCAVPEKQDIMKKLKEIAFPRTDELKKDLLKKYNVEYQEYLQSENKYKAEILKKLEHQRLIEAERKRIAQMRQQQLESEQFLFFEDQLKKQELARSQMRSQETPAQSEQIDGSALSCFSTHQNNSLLNVFADQPNKSDATNYAGHSPPVNRALKPAATLSAVQNLVVEGLRYVVLSRDLCHRFLLLAESNTVRGIETCGILCGKLTHNEFTITHLIVPKQSAGPDYCDVENVEELFGVQDQHNLLTLGWIHNEGMGLEHHSPMRELSLLELE, encoded by the exons AAAAAGTTAGCTGCCGTGCCGGACCACAGGGATGTTTCCCTCAGCCCGGAAGAGCGAGTCCGCGCCCTAAGCAAGCTGGGTTGTAATATCACCATCAATGAAGATATCACTCCGCGCCGCTACTTTAGATCCGGAGTAGAAATGGAGAGAATGGCGTCCGTGTATTTGGAAGAAGGAAACTTGGAAAATGCCTTTGTTCTCTATAATAAATTTATAAC tttgtttgtagaaaagcttccTAACCATCGAGATTACCAGCAATGTGCAGTACCCGAAAAGCAGGATATTATGAAG aaactgaaggagatTGCATTCCCAAGGACAGATGAATTGAAAAAGgaccttttaaagaaatataacgTAGAATACCAAGAATATTTGCAAAGCGAA AACAAATATAAAGCTGAAATTCTCAAAAAACTGGAGCATCAGAGATTGATAGAGGCAGAAAGGAAGCGGATCGCTCAGATGCGCCAGCAGCAGCTAGAATCGGAGCAGTTCTTGTTTTTCGAAGATCAGCTCAAGAAGCAAGAATTAGCCCGGAGTCAGATGCGAAGCCAGGAAACTCCAGCGCAGTCAGAGCAGATTGATGGGAGTGCTTTGTCCTGCTTTTCCACACACCAGAACAATTCCTTGCTGAATGTATTTGCAGATCAGCCTAATAAAAGTGATGCAACCAATTACGCTGGCCACTCGCCTCCCGTAAACAGGGCCTTAAAGCCAGCTGCAACTCTAAGTGCTGTTCAGA ATTTAGTGGTTGAAGGACTGAGATACGTCGTTTTATCAAGAGATCTTTGCCACAGATTTCTGCTCCTGGCAGAATCTAATACAGTGAGAGGAATAGAAACCTGTGGAATACTCTGTGGGAAACTG ACGCATAATGAATTTACTATTACCCACTTAATCGTGCCAAAACAGTCTGCAGGACCAGACTATTGTGACGTGGAGAATGTAGAAGAATTATTTGGTGTTCAGGATCAGCACAATCTCCTCACTCTGGGATGGATCCAT AATGAGGGCATGGGATTGGAGCACCATTCTCCCATGAGAGAGCTGTCCTTATTGGAGCTGGAGTGA